The following coding sequences lie in one Apium graveolens cultivar Ventura chromosome 1, ASM990537v1, whole genome shotgun sequence genomic window:
- the LOC141673310 gene encoding uncharacterized protein LOC141673310 isoform X2 yields MEAIIGAAAEYACLNRKLGHWFKPEEGISFNNADDSCKNLKSAIEPHIMNLVNTVRRRLAGESVNLIAARVSGPNPEETIIALPSTRSCGLFPAIPKEKKNTSLSAAESPQGPHHAVGKAKGTEKDGHSGDNGKYLIGVLVAFFVVIVATILFCVCRTRTVKNFGDSGSSGHQGSSNNKLWLLDNCLLHLVRSGSPSSVDLI; encoded by the exons ATGGAAGCAATTATTGGTGCTGCCGCAGAATATGCTTGCCTAAATAGAAAATTAGGCCACTG GTTCAAACCTGAAGAAGGCATCTCTTTTAATAATGCAGATGATAGCTGTAAGAATCTAAAAA GTGCTATTGAGCCACATATAATGAACCTAGTTAACACTGTACGTCGTAGGCTAGCTGGAGAGTCTGTCAATTTAATTGCCGCTCGTGTTAGTGGTCCTAATCCTGAGGAGACCATTATTGCCCTTCCTAGTACTAGAAGTTGTGGTTTGTTTCCTGCTATaccaaaagaaaagaaaaacactTCTCTTTCAGCTGCTGAATCTCCTCAAGGGCCTCACCATGCTGTTGGCAAAGCTAAGGGTACAGAGAAAGATGGACATTCTGGAGATAACGGGAAATATTTAATTGGAGTGTTGGTTGCTTTTTTTGTCGTAATAGTGGCCACCATCTTGTTCTGTGTCTGTCGTACCCGGACAGTAAAAAAT TTTGGGGATTCTGGTTCATCAGGGCATCAAGGATCTTCAAATAACAAATTATGGTTATTGGATAACTGCCTGTTGCATCTGGTTCGCAGCGGAAGTCCATCATCAGTGGATCTCATTTGA
- the LOC141673310 gene encoding protein MALE DISCOVERER 2-like isoform X1, whose translation MEAIIGAAAEYACLNRKLGHWFKPEEGISFNNADDSCKNLKSAIEPHIMNLVNTVRRRLAGESVNLIAARVSGPNPEETIIALPSTRSCGLFPAIPKEKKNTSLSAAESPQGPHHAVGKAKGTEKDGHSGDNGKYLIGVLVAFFVVIVATILFCVCRTRTVKNVRPWKFGLTGQLQKAFVLSPYDYSHSFSNSCILHPVKSLIFYFL comes from the exons ATGGAAGCAATTATTGGTGCTGCCGCAGAATATGCTTGCCTAAATAGAAAATTAGGCCACTG GTTCAAACCTGAAGAAGGCATCTCTTTTAATAATGCAGATGATAGCTGTAAGAATCTAAAAA GTGCTATTGAGCCACATATAATGAACCTAGTTAACACTGTACGTCGTAGGCTAGCTGGAGAGTCTGTCAATTTAATTGCCGCTCGTGTTAGTGGTCCTAATCCTGAGGAGACCATTATTGCCCTTCCTAGTACTAGAAGTTGTGGTTTGTTTCCTGCTATaccaaaagaaaagaaaaacactTCTCTTTCAGCTGCTGAATCTCCTCAAGGGCCTCACCATGCTGTTGGCAAAGCTAAGGGTACAGAGAAAGATGGACATTCTGGAGATAACGGGAAATATTTAATTGGAGTGTTGGTTGCTTTTTTTGTCGTAATAGTGGCCACCATCTTGTTCTGTGTCTGTCGTACCCGGACAGTAAAAAATGTAAGGCCTTGGAAATTTGGATTAACTGGACAGTTGCAGAAAGCATTTGTACTTTCCCCATATGATTACTCACATAGTTTTTCTAATTCCTGTATTTTGCACCCAGTAAAAAGTctcattttttattttctttaa